One Amblyomma americanum isolate KBUSLIRL-KWMA chromosome 8, ASM5285725v1, whole genome shotgun sequence DNA window includes the following coding sequences:
- the LOC144101092 gene encoding uncharacterized protein LOC144101092: MSPATELVGAVADHMATRLPNSFDSDGAHVSEAVLSLPPVALLEAMVNDNEPSQDDFSSEVPAPTSMQAAPSPWLNSRPLTYEALPVQEECLSAGRPTVLVPVVPSCQSVPEDITPAQIARTRAGGPRVAAVERTLAPEVAARIKAIEAEDRRKEELHQLDLQLRRSQLAEQRLKNKMQRKLLSLDFEIKKRQLEALKR; this comes from the exons ATGAGTCCGGCAACAGAACTGGTTGGTGCAGTCGCCGACCATATGGCGACCAGACTGCCAAATTCCTTTGACAGCGACGGGGCCCATGTCAGCGAGGCAGTGCTATCCCTGCCACCTGTTGCATTATTGGAGGCGATGGTAAATGACAACGAACCAAGCCAAGACGACTTTTCCA GCGAGGTTCCTGCACCCACATCAATGCAGGCAGCACCATCACCATGGCTGAACAGCCGACCACTAACTTACGAGGCACTTCCTGTTCAGGAAGAGTGCCTCAGTGCAGGCAGACCAACAGTGCTCGTGCCTGTCGTGCCGTCGTGCCAGAGTGTGCCTGAGGACATCACACCAGCACAAATTGCTCGCACGAGGGCAGGTGGCCCCCGAGTTGCTGCGGTGGAGCGGACACTGGCTCCTGAAGTAGCAGCCAGAATTAAGGCTATTGAAGCTGAGGACCGGCGGAAGGAAGAGTTACACCAACTCGACCTacaactccgcaggagccagctggccgagcagcggctcaaaaacaaaatgcagcgcaaGCTGCTTTCTCTGGATTTTGAAATCAAAAAGCGGCAGTTAGAAGCACTGAAGCGCTAA
- the LOC144101091 gene encoding ADP-ribosylation factor-like protein 16: MIVCVGPKGSGKTALLKCLQQLLEGKGRRVELQDTRPTIGINMTILKISKTKMCQVREVGGEMAPFLHQQTSDATGLMFVADSSNVFQFGETYVTLLDLLTLEHLKTVPFLLVFNKTDANQAVPLEEYKDAMRLTDVVDCAPQEVATVETSCLTGYGLDSVLDWLSRNTND; this comes from the coding sequence ATGATCGTCTGCGTCGGACCCAAAGGCTCTGGAAAAACAGCGCTGCTGAAATGCCTCCAGCAGCTGCTAGAAGGCAAGGGAAGAAGGGTTGAGTTGCAGGACACACGGCCAACAATAGGAATCAACATGACCATCCTGAAAATCTCCAAAACTAAGATGTGTCAGGTGCGTGAAGTAGGCGGTGAAATGGCACCGTTTCTACACCAGCAAACGTCGGACGCTACAGGGCTGATGTTCGTTGCGGACTCTTCAAACGTGTTCCAGTTTGGTGAGACCTACGTCACCCTCCTAGACTTGCTCACCCTTGAGCACCTCAAGACTGTACCTTTCCTGCTAGTGTTCAACAAGACTGATGCCAACCAGGCTGTTCCTTTGGAAGAGTACAAAGATGCAATGAGGCTTACCGACGTGGTTGATTGTGCTCCTCAGGAAGTGGCAACTgtggaaacaagctgtttgacgGGTTACGGCCTGGACAGTGTCCTCGACTGGCTATCTCGTAACACAAATGATTGA